In one window of Phalacrocorax carbo chromosome 22, bPhaCar2.1, whole genome shotgun sequence DNA:
- the SRRM1 gene encoding serine/arginine repetitive matrix protein 1 isoform X1 yields MDAGFFRGTSAEQDNRFSNKQKKLLKQLKFAECLEKKVDMSKVNLEVIKPWITKRVTEILGFEDDVVIEFIFNQLEVKNPDSKMMQINLTGFLNGKNAREFMGELWPLLLSAQENIAGIPTAFLELKKEEIKQRQIEQEKLASMKKQDEDKEKRDKEDKDSREKRDRSRSPRRRKSRSPSPRRRSSPVRRERKRSHSRSPHHRTKSRSATPAPEKKEATPEPEPSVKPKETVVQEATSNSDIPKAPKPEPPVPETKETSPERNSKKEREKEKEKTRQRSPSRSKSRSRSRSRSPSHSRPRRRHRSRSRSYSPRRRPSPRRRPSPRRRSPPRRMPPPPRHRRSRSPVRRRRRSSASLSGSSSSSSSSRSRSPPKKPPKRTVSSPPRKTRRLSPSASPPRRRHRPSPPASPPPKPRRSPTPQQSNRGRKSRGSVSPGRTSAPKHKSTEKRESPSPAPKPRKAELSESEEDKGGKMAAADSVQQRRQYRRQNQQSSSDSGSSSSSEEERPKRSNVKNGEVGRRRRHSHSRSPSPSPRKRQKESSPRRRRRSPSPPPARRRRSPSPAPPPRRRRSPSLPRRRSPSPPPRRRSPSPRRYSPPIQRRYSPSPPPKRRTASPPPPPKRRASPSPQSKRRVSHSPPPKQRSSPAAKRRSPSISSKHRKGSPPSRSNRETRSPPQNKRHSPSPRPRASHTSASPPPPRRGASASPQRRQSPSPSTRPIRRVSRTPEPKKTKASTPSPRSARRVSSSRSASGSPEPAPKKHQGPQSPARSRSPSANWSPAKKAKSPTQSPSPARNSDQEGGGKKKKKKKDKKHKKDKKHKKHKKHKKEKAAAATAAAAVAAADTTSAQEDQEAETEPKKETESEPEDNLDDLEKHLREKALRSMRKAQVSPPS; encoded by the exons ATGGACGCGGGGTTCTTCCGC GGAACAAGTGCAGAACAGGACAATCGCTTCAGCAACAAGCAGAAGAAGCTGTTGAAGCAGTTGAAATTTGCAGAATGCTTAGAAAAGAAG GTGGACATGAGCAAAGTAAATCTGGAAGTAATCAAACCATGGATAACAAAACGAGTAACAGAAATCCTTGGATTTGAAGATGATGTAGTAATTGAATTTATATTCAACCAGTTGGAAGTGAAG AACCCAGATTCCAAAATGATGCAAATCAACCTGACTGGTTTTTTGAATGGGAAAAATGCTAGGGAGTTCATGGGAGAACTGTGGCCACTGCTGTTAAGTGCACAAGAAAACATTGCTGGTATTCCAACTGCTTTTCTGgaactgaagaaagaagaaataaaacagcgACAG ATAGAGCAAGAGAAACTGGCTTCTATGAAGAAACAAGATGAAGACAAGGAGAAGAGGGATAAGGAAGACaaagacagcagagaaaagagagaCAGATCCAGGAGTCCAAGAAG ACGCAAATCGAGGTCTCCTTCCCCTCGGAGGAGGTCATCGCCTGTCCGAAGAGAGCGGAAACGCAGCCATTCTCGCTCCCCTCATCACAGAACCAAGAGCCGTAGTGCTACTCCTGcaccagaaaagaaagaggcGACTCCTGAGCCAGAACCTTCTGTGAAACCAAAGGAGACTGTTGTTCAAGAGGCAACTTCAAACAG tgaTATCCCAAAAGCTCCTAAACCCGAACCTCCTGTACCAGAGACTAAGGAAACATCACCAGAACGTAATTcaaagaaggagagagagaaggaaaaagagaagactcGTCAAAGATCCCCAAGTCGGTCCAAGTCAAGGTCAAGATCTCGATCACGATCTCCATCTCATTCTAGACCAAGGAGGCGTCATAGATCACGGTCAAG GTCTTACTCCCCTAGAAGGCGACCAAGCCCAAGACGACGGCCATCTCCAAGGAGAAGGAGCCCTCCGAGGCGAATGCCCCCCCCACCCAGACACAGAAGAAGCAGATCCCCTGTGAGGCG GAGAAGACGGTCATCAGCATCCTTATCTGGCAGtagctcttcctcctcatcctcgcGTTCCCGATCACCACCAAAGAAGCCACCTAAAAGAACTGTATCCAGTCCTCCTCGTAAAACGCGTAGGCTCTCTCCTTCAGCAAGCCCTCCTAGGCGGAGGCACAGACCATCCCCGCCAGCAAGTCCACCTCCCAAGCCACGTAGGTCTCCAACTCCCCAGCAGTCAAATCGTGGAAGAAAAAGCCGTGGCTCTGTTTCGCCTGGCAGAAcatcag CACCCAAACATAAGAGCACTGAAAAAAGAGAATCTCCTTCTCCGGCACCAAAACCAAGGAAAGCAGAACTGTCTGAATCAG AAGAAGATAAAGGAGGTAAAATGGCTGCAGCAGACTCTGTTCAACAGAGGCGTCAGTACAGAAGGCAAAATCAACAGTCTTCATCTG ATTCTGGTTCTTCATCGTCATCTGAAGAGGAAAGACCTAAAAGATCCAATGTGAAGAATGGGGAAGTTGGTAGACGCCGACGCCATTCGCATTCACGCAGTCCATCACCCTCTCCACGAAAACGACAGAAGGAATCCTCCCCTCG TAGGAGGAGGAGAAGTCCATCGCCCCCACCAGCCAGGCGGCGAcgctctccttcccctgcccctcctcctaGGCGGCGGCGGTCACCTTCATTACCTCGTCGAAG gtCTCCATCACCACCCCCACGCAGGCGCTCACCTTCTCCGCGGAGATACTCCCCACCGATACAGAGACGATATTCTCCTTCACCGCCACCGAAGAGAAGAAcggcttctcctcctcccccacctaAACGAAGGGCGTCACCTTCTCCACAGTCAAAGCGCAGAGTCTCCCattcaccaccaccaaaacaaagGAGCTCGCCAGCTGCTAAAAGGCGTTCGCCTTCGATATCTTCCAAGCACAGGAAGGGATCTCCTCCCAGTAGGTCCAATCGGGAAACACGTTCgccaccacaaaacaaaaggcATTCACCTTCACCACGGCCTAGAGCTTCTCATACCTCTGCAagcccaccaccaccacgaAGGGGAGCTTCGGCGTCACCCCAGAGAAGACAGTCTCCATCTCCAAGCACTAGACCCATCAGGAGGGTGTCAAGAACGCCAGAACCTAAGaagacaaa GGCTTCCACGCCAAGTCCACGATCTGCGAGACGGGTGTCTTCATCACGGTCTGCATCAGGATCACCTGAGCCAGCACCGAAAAAACATCAAGGACCTCAGTCTCCTGCCCGGTCTCGTTCCCCATCTGCAAACTGGTCACCTGCAAAAAAGGCTAAAAGCCCAACTCAGAGCCCATCACCTGCAAGG AATTCAGATCAAGAAGGGGgtggaaagaagaagaagaaaaagaaggataaGAAGcataaaaaggataaaaagcacaagaaacacaaaaaacataAGAAGGAGAAGGCTGCGGCGGCTACggcggctgctgctgtggctgcggCAGATACCACCTCCGCACAGGAAGACCAGGAAGCAGAGACAGAACCCAAAAAG GAGACAGAAAGTGAGCCCGAAGACAACCTTGATGACCTAGAAAAACACCTGCGAGAGAAGGCACTGAGGTCGATGAGGAAGGCGCAAGTGTCACCACCATCCTAG
- the SRRM1 gene encoding serine/arginine repetitive matrix protein 1 isoform X3 → MDAGFFRGTSAEQDNRFSNKQKKLLKQLKFAECLEKKVDMSKVNLEVIKPWITKRVTEILGFEDDVVIEFIFNQLEVKNPDSKMMQINLTGFLNGKNAREFMGELWPLLLSAQENIAGIPTAFLELKKEEIKQRQIEQEKLASMKKQDEDKEKRDKEDKDSREKRDRSRSPRRRKSRSPSPRRRSSPVRRERKRSHSRSPHHRTKSRSATPAPEKKEATPEPEPSVKPKETVVQEATSNSDIPKAPKPEPPVPETKETSPERNSKKEREKEKEKTRQRSPSRSKSRSRSRSRSPSHSRPRRRHRSRSRRPSPRRRPSPRRRSPPRRMPPPPRHRRSRSPVRRRRRSSASLSGSSSSSSSSRSRSPPKKPPKRTVSSPPRKTRRLSPSASPPRRRHRPSPPASPPPKPRRSPTPQQSNRGRKSRGSVSPGRTSAPKHKSTEKRESPSPAPKPRKAELSESEEDKGGKMAAADSVQQRRQYRRQNQQSSSDSGSSSSSEEERPKRSNVKNGEVGRRRRHSHSRSPSPSPRKRQKESSPRRRRRSPSPPPARRRRSPSPAPPPRRRRSPSLPRRRSPSPPPRRRSPSPRRYSPPIQRRYSPSPPPKRRTASPPPPPKRRASPSPQSKRRVSHSPPPKQRSSPAAKRRSPSISSKHRKGSPPSRSNRETRSPPQNKRHSPSPRPRASHTSASPPPPRRGASASPQRRQSPSPSTRPIRRVSRTPEPKKTKASTPSPRSARRVSSSRSASGSPEPAPKKHQGPQSPARSRSPSANWSPAKKAKSPTQSPSPARNSDQEGGGKKKKKKKDKKHKKDKKHKKHKKHKKEKAAAATAAAAVAAADTTSAQEDQEAETEPKKETESEPEDNLDDLEKHLREKALRSMRKAQVSPPS, encoded by the exons ATGGACGCGGGGTTCTTCCGC GGAACAAGTGCAGAACAGGACAATCGCTTCAGCAACAAGCAGAAGAAGCTGTTGAAGCAGTTGAAATTTGCAGAATGCTTAGAAAAGAAG GTGGACATGAGCAAAGTAAATCTGGAAGTAATCAAACCATGGATAACAAAACGAGTAACAGAAATCCTTGGATTTGAAGATGATGTAGTAATTGAATTTATATTCAACCAGTTGGAAGTGAAG AACCCAGATTCCAAAATGATGCAAATCAACCTGACTGGTTTTTTGAATGGGAAAAATGCTAGGGAGTTCATGGGAGAACTGTGGCCACTGCTGTTAAGTGCACAAGAAAACATTGCTGGTATTCCAACTGCTTTTCTGgaactgaagaaagaagaaataaaacagcgACAG ATAGAGCAAGAGAAACTGGCTTCTATGAAGAAACAAGATGAAGACAAGGAGAAGAGGGATAAGGAAGACaaagacagcagagaaaagagagaCAGATCCAGGAGTCCAAGAAG ACGCAAATCGAGGTCTCCTTCCCCTCGGAGGAGGTCATCGCCTGTCCGAAGAGAGCGGAAACGCAGCCATTCTCGCTCCCCTCATCACAGAACCAAGAGCCGTAGTGCTACTCCTGcaccagaaaagaaagaggcGACTCCTGAGCCAGAACCTTCTGTGAAACCAAAGGAGACTGTTGTTCAAGAGGCAACTTCAAACAG tgaTATCCCAAAAGCTCCTAAACCCGAACCTCCTGTACCAGAGACTAAGGAAACATCACCAGAACGTAATTcaaagaaggagagagagaaggaaaaagagaagactcGTCAAAGATCCCCAAGTCGGTCCAAGTCAAGGTCAAGATCTCGATCACGATCTCCATCTCATTCTAGACCAAGGAGGCGTCATAGATCACGGTCAAG GCGACCAAGCCCAAGACGACGGCCATCTCCAAGGAGAAGGAGCCCTCCGAGGCGAATGCCCCCCCCACCCAGACACAGAAGAAGCAGATCCCCTGTGAGGCG GAGAAGACGGTCATCAGCATCCTTATCTGGCAGtagctcttcctcctcatcctcgcGTTCCCGATCACCACCAAAGAAGCCACCTAAAAGAACTGTATCCAGTCCTCCTCGTAAAACGCGTAGGCTCTCTCCTTCAGCAAGCCCTCCTAGGCGGAGGCACAGACCATCCCCGCCAGCAAGTCCACCTCCCAAGCCACGTAGGTCTCCAACTCCCCAGCAGTCAAATCGTGGAAGAAAAAGCCGTGGCTCTGTTTCGCCTGGCAGAAcatcag CACCCAAACATAAGAGCACTGAAAAAAGAGAATCTCCTTCTCCGGCACCAAAACCAAGGAAAGCAGAACTGTCTGAATCAG AAGAAGATAAAGGAGGTAAAATGGCTGCAGCAGACTCTGTTCAACAGAGGCGTCAGTACAGAAGGCAAAATCAACAGTCTTCATCTG ATTCTGGTTCTTCATCGTCATCTGAAGAGGAAAGACCTAAAAGATCCAATGTGAAGAATGGGGAAGTTGGTAGACGCCGACGCCATTCGCATTCACGCAGTCCATCACCCTCTCCACGAAAACGACAGAAGGAATCCTCCCCTCG TAGGAGGAGGAGAAGTCCATCGCCCCCACCAGCCAGGCGGCGAcgctctccttcccctgcccctcctcctaGGCGGCGGCGGTCACCTTCATTACCTCGTCGAAG gtCTCCATCACCACCCCCACGCAGGCGCTCACCTTCTCCGCGGAGATACTCCCCACCGATACAGAGACGATATTCTCCTTCACCGCCACCGAAGAGAAGAAcggcttctcctcctcccccacctaAACGAAGGGCGTCACCTTCTCCACAGTCAAAGCGCAGAGTCTCCCattcaccaccaccaaaacaaagGAGCTCGCCAGCTGCTAAAAGGCGTTCGCCTTCGATATCTTCCAAGCACAGGAAGGGATCTCCTCCCAGTAGGTCCAATCGGGAAACACGTTCgccaccacaaaacaaaaggcATTCACCTTCACCACGGCCTAGAGCTTCTCATACCTCTGCAagcccaccaccaccacgaAGGGGAGCTTCGGCGTCACCCCAGAGAAGACAGTCTCCATCTCCAAGCACTAGACCCATCAGGAGGGTGTCAAGAACGCCAGAACCTAAGaagacaaa GGCTTCCACGCCAAGTCCACGATCTGCGAGACGGGTGTCTTCATCACGGTCTGCATCAGGATCACCTGAGCCAGCACCGAAAAAACATCAAGGACCTCAGTCTCCTGCCCGGTCTCGTTCCCCATCTGCAAACTGGTCACCTGCAAAAAAGGCTAAAAGCCCAACTCAGAGCCCATCACCTGCAAGG AATTCAGATCAAGAAGGGGgtggaaagaagaagaagaaaaagaaggataaGAAGcataaaaaggataaaaagcacaagaaacacaaaaaacataAGAAGGAGAAGGCTGCGGCGGCTACggcggctgctgctgtggctgcggCAGATACCACCTCCGCACAGGAAGACCAGGAAGCAGAGACAGAACCCAAAAAG GAGACAGAAAGTGAGCCCGAAGACAACCTTGATGACCTAGAAAAACACCTGCGAGAGAAGGCACTGAGGTCGATGAGGAAGGCGCAAGTGTCACCACCATCCTAG
- the SRRM1 gene encoding serine/arginine repetitive matrix protein 1 isoform X4 — translation MDAGFFRGTSAEQDNRFSNKQKKLLKQLKFAECLEKKVDMSKVNLEVIKPWITKRVTEILGFEDDVVIEFIFNQLEVKNPDSKMMQINLTGFLNGKNAREFMGELWPLLLSAQENIAGIPTAFLELKKEEIKQRQIEQEKLASMKKQDEDKEKRDKEDKDSREKRDRSRSPRRRKSRSPSPRRRSSPVRRERKRSHSRSPHHRTKSRSATPAPEKKEATPEPEPSVKPKETVVQEATSNSDIPKAPKPEPPVPETKETSPERNSKKEREKEKEKTRQRSPSRSKSRSRSRSRSPSHSRPRRRHRSRSRSYSPRRRPSPRRRPSPRRRSPPRRMPPPPRHRRSRSPVRRRRRSSASLSGSSSSSSSSRSRSPPKKPPKRTVSSPPRKTRRLSPSASPPRRRHRPSPPASPPPKPRRSPTPQQSNRGRKSRGSVSPGRTSAPKHKSTEKRESPSPAPKPRKAELSESEEDKGGKMAAADSVQQRRQYRRQNQQSSSEERPKRSNVKNGEVGRRRRHSHSRSPSPSPRKRQKESSPRRRRRSPSPPPARRRRSPSPAPPPRRRRSPSLPRRRSPSPPPRRRSPSPRRYSPPIQRRYSPSPPPKRRTASPPPPPKRRASPSPQSKRRVSHSPPPKQRSSPAAKRRSPSISSKHRKGSPPSRSNRETRSPPQNKRHSPSPRPRASHTSASPPPPRRGASASPQRRQSPSPSTRPIRRVSRTPEPKKTKASTPSPRSARRVSSSRSASGSPEPAPKKHQGPQSPARSRSPSANWSPAKKAKSPTQSPSPARNSDQEGGGKKKKKKKDKKHKKDKKHKKHKKHKKEKAAAATAAAAVAAADTTSAQEDQEAETEPKKETESEPEDNLDDLEKHLREKALRSMRKAQVSPPS, via the exons ATGGACGCGGGGTTCTTCCGC GGAACAAGTGCAGAACAGGACAATCGCTTCAGCAACAAGCAGAAGAAGCTGTTGAAGCAGTTGAAATTTGCAGAATGCTTAGAAAAGAAG GTGGACATGAGCAAAGTAAATCTGGAAGTAATCAAACCATGGATAACAAAACGAGTAACAGAAATCCTTGGATTTGAAGATGATGTAGTAATTGAATTTATATTCAACCAGTTGGAAGTGAAG AACCCAGATTCCAAAATGATGCAAATCAACCTGACTGGTTTTTTGAATGGGAAAAATGCTAGGGAGTTCATGGGAGAACTGTGGCCACTGCTGTTAAGTGCACAAGAAAACATTGCTGGTATTCCAACTGCTTTTCTGgaactgaagaaagaagaaataaaacagcgACAG ATAGAGCAAGAGAAACTGGCTTCTATGAAGAAACAAGATGAAGACAAGGAGAAGAGGGATAAGGAAGACaaagacagcagagaaaagagagaCAGATCCAGGAGTCCAAGAAG ACGCAAATCGAGGTCTCCTTCCCCTCGGAGGAGGTCATCGCCTGTCCGAAGAGAGCGGAAACGCAGCCATTCTCGCTCCCCTCATCACAGAACCAAGAGCCGTAGTGCTACTCCTGcaccagaaaagaaagaggcGACTCCTGAGCCAGAACCTTCTGTGAAACCAAAGGAGACTGTTGTTCAAGAGGCAACTTCAAACAG tgaTATCCCAAAAGCTCCTAAACCCGAACCTCCTGTACCAGAGACTAAGGAAACATCACCAGAACGTAATTcaaagaaggagagagagaaggaaaaagagaagactcGTCAAAGATCCCCAAGTCGGTCCAAGTCAAGGTCAAGATCTCGATCACGATCTCCATCTCATTCTAGACCAAGGAGGCGTCATAGATCACGGTCAAG GTCTTACTCCCCTAGAAGGCGACCAAGCCCAAGACGACGGCCATCTCCAAGGAGAAGGAGCCCTCCGAGGCGAATGCCCCCCCCACCCAGACACAGAAGAAGCAGATCCCCTGTGAGGCG GAGAAGACGGTCATCAGCATCCTTATCTGGCAGtagctcttcctcctcatcctcgcGTTCCCGATCACCACCAAAGAAGCCACCTAAAAGAACTGTATCCAGTCCTCCTCGTAAAACGCGTAGGCTCTCTCCTTCAGCAAGCCCTCCTAGGCGGAGGCACAGACCATCCCCGCCAGCAAGTCCACCTCCCAAGCCACGTAGGTCTCCAACTCCCCAGCAGTCAAATCGTGGAAGAAAAAGCCGTGGCTCTGTTTCGCCTGGCAGAAcatcag CACCCAAACATAAGAGCACTGAAAAAAGAGAATCTCCTTCTCCGGCACCAAAACCAAGGAAAGCAGAACTGTCTGAATCAG AAGAAGATAAAGGAGGTAAAATGGCTGCAGCAGACTCTGTTCAACAGAGGCGTCAGTACAGAAGGCAAAATCAACAGTCTTCATCTG AGGAAAGACCTAAAAGATCCAATGTGAAGAATGGGGAAGTTGGTAGACGCCGACGCCATTCGCATTCACGCAGTCCATCACCCTCTCCACGAAAACGACAGAAGGAATCCTCCCCTCG TAGGAGGAGGAGAAGTCCATCGCCCCCACCAGCCAGGCGGCGAcgctctccttcccctgcccctcctcctaGGCGGCGGCGGTCACCTTCATTACCTCGTCGAAG gtCTCCATCACCACCCCCACGCAGGCGCTCACCTTCTCCGCGGAGATACTCCCCACCGATACAGAGACGATATTCTCCTTCACCGCCACCGAAGAGAAGAAcggcttctcctcctcccccacctaAACGAAGGGCGTCACCTTCTCCACAGTCAAAGCGCAGAGTCTCCCattcaccaccaccaaaacaaagGAGCTCGCCAGCTGCTAAAAGGCGTTCGCCTTCGATATCTTCCAAGCACAGGAAGGGATCTCCTCCCAGTAGGTCCAATCGGGAAACACGTTCgccaccacaaaacaaaaggcATTCACCTTCACCACGGCCTAGAGCTTCTCATACCTCTGCAagcccaccaccaccacgaAGGGGAGCTTCGGCGTCACCCCAGAGAAGACAGTCTCCATCTCCAAGCACTAGACCCATCAGGAGGGTGTCAAGAACGCCAGAACCTAAGaagacaaa GGCTTCCACGCCAAGTCCACGATCTGCGAGACGGGTGTCTTCATCACGGTCTGCATCAGGATCACCTGAGCCAGCACCGAAAAAACATCAAGGACCTCAGTCTCCTGCCCGGTCTCGTTCCCCATCTGCAAACTGGTCACCTGCAAAAAAGGCTAAAAGCCCAACTCAGAGCCCATCACCTGCAAGG AATTCAGATCAAGAAGGGGgtggaaagaagaagaagaaaaagaaggataaGAAGcataaaaaggataaaaagcacaagaaacacaaaaaacataAGAAGGAGAAGGCTGCGGCGGCTACggcggctgctgctgtggctgcggCAGATACCACCTCCGCACAGGAAGACCAGGAAGCAGAGACAGAACCCAAAAAG GAGACAGAAAGTGAGCCCGAAGACAACCTTGATGACCTAGAAAAACACCTGCGAGAGAAGGCACTGAGGTCGATGAGGAAGGCGCAAGTGTCACCACCATCCTAG
- the SRRM1 gene encoding serine/arginine repetitive matrix protein 1 isoform X2, with the protein MDAGFFRGTSAEQDNRFSNKQKKLLKQLKFAECLEKKVDMSKVNLEVIKPWITKRVTEILGFEDDVVIEFIFNQLEVKNPDSKMMQINLTGFLNGKNAREFMGELWPLLLSAQENIAGIPTAFLELKKEEIKQRQIEQEKLASMKKQDEDKEKRDKEDKDSREKRDRSRSPRRRKSRSPSPRRRSSPVRRERKRSHSRSPHHRTKSRSATPAPEKKEATPEPEPSVKPKETVVQEATSNSDIPKAPKPEPPVPETKETSPERNSKKEREKEKEKTRQRSPSRSKSRSRSRSRSPSHSRPRRRHRSRSRRRPSPRRRPSPRRRSPPRRMPPPPRHRRSRSPVRRRRRSSASLSGSSSSSSSSRSRSPPKKPPKRTVSSPPRKTRRLSPSASPPRRRHRPSPPASPPPKPRRSPTPQQSNRGRKSRGSVSPGRTSAPKHKSTEKRESPSPAPKPRKAELSESEEDKGGKMAAADSVQQRRQYRRQNQQSSSDSGSSSSSEEERPKRSNVKNGEVGRRRRHSHSRSPSPSPRKRQKESSPRRRRRSPSPPPARRRRSPSPAPPPRRRRSPSLPRRRSPSPPPRRRSPSPRRYSPPIQRRYSPSPPPKRRTASPPPPPKRRASPSPQSKRRVSHSPPPKQRSSPAAKRRSPSISSKHRKGSPPSRSNRETRSPPQNKRHSPSPRPRASHTSASPPPPRRGASASPQRRQSPSPSTRPIRRVSRTPEPKKTKASTPSPRSARRVSSSRSASGSPEPAPKKHQGPQSPARSRSPSANWSPAKKAKSPTQSPSPARNSDQEGGGKKKKKKKDKKHKKDKKHKKHKKHKKEKAAAATAAAAVAAADTTSAQEDQEAETEPKKETESEPEDNLDDLEKHLREKALRSMRKAQVSPPS; encoded by the exons ATGGACGCGGGGTTCTTCCGC GGAACAAGTGCAGAACAGGACAATCGCTTCAGCAACAAGCAGAAGAAGCTGTTGAAGCAGTTGAAATTTGCAGAATGCTTAGAAAAGAAG GTGGACATGAGCAAAGTAAATCTGGAAGTAATCAAACCATGGATAACAAAACGAGTAACAGAAATCCTTGGATTTGAAGATGATGTAGTAATTGAATTTATATTCAACCAGTTGGAAGTGAAG AACCCAGATTCCAAAATGATGCAAATCAACCTGACTGGTTTTTTGAATGGGAAAAATGCTAGGGAGTTCATGGGAGAACTGTGGCCACTGCTGTTAAGTGCACAAGAAAACATTGCTGGTATTCCAACTGCTTTTCTGgaactgaagaaagaagaaataaaacagcgACAG ATAGAGCAAGAGAAACTGGCTTCTATGAAGAAACAAGATGAAGACAAGGAGAAGAGGGATAAGGAAGACaaagacagcagagaaaagagagaCAGATCCAGGAGTCCAAGAAG ACGCAAATCGAGGTCTCCTTCCCCTCGGAGGAGGTCATCGCCTGTCCGAAGAGAGCGGAAACGCAGCCATTCTCGCTCCCCTCATCACAGAACCAAGAGCCGTAGTGCTACTCCTGcaccagaaaagaaagaggcGACTCCTGAGCCAGAACCTTCTGTGAAACCAAAGGAGACTGTTGTTCAAGAGGCAACTTCAAACAG tgaTATCCCAAAAGCTCCTAAACCCGAACCTCCTGTACCAGAGACTAAGGAAACATCACCAGAACGTAATTcaaagaaggagagagagaaggaaaaagagaagactcGTCAAAGATCCCCAAGTCGGTCCAAGTCAAGGTCAAGATCTCGATCACGATCTCCATCTCATTCTAGACCAAGGAGGCGTCATAGATCACGGTCAAG AAGGCGACCAAGCCCAAGACGACGGCCATCTCCAAGGAGAAGGAGCCCTCCGAGGCGAATGCCCCCCCCACCCAGACACAGAAGAAGCAGATCCCCTGTGAGGCG GAGAAGACGGTCATCAGCATCCTTATCTGGCAGtagctcttcctcctcatcctcgcGTTCCCGATCACCACCAAAGAAGCCACCTAAAAGAACTGTATCCAGTCCTCCTCGTAAAACGCGTAGGCTCTCTCCTTCAGCAAGCCCTCCTAGGCGGAGGCACAGACCATCCCCGCCAGCAAGTCCACCTCCCAAGCCACGTAGGTCTCCAACTCCCCAGCAGTCAAATCGTGGAAGAAAAAGCCGTGGCTCTGTTTCGCCTGGCAGAAcatcag CACCCAAACATAAGAGCACTGAAAAAAGAGAATCTCCTTCTCCGGCACCAAAACCAAGGAAAGCAGAACTGTCTGAATCAG AAGAAGATAAAGGAGGTAAAATGGCTGCAGCAGACTCTGTTCAACAGAGGCGTCAGTACAGAAGGCAAAATCAACAGTCTTCATCTG ATTCTGGTTCTTCATCGTCATCTGAAGAGGAAAGACCTAAAAGATCCAATGTGAAGAATGGGGAAGTTGGTAGACGCCGACGCCATTCGCATTCACGCAGTCCATCACCCTCTCCACGAAAACGACAGAAGGAATCCTCCCCTCG TAGGAGGAGGAGAAGTCCATCGCCCCCACCAGCCAGGCGGCGAcgctctccttcccctgcccctcctcctaGGCGGCGGCGGTCACCTTCATTACCTCGTCGAAG gtCTCCATCACCACCCCCACGCAGGCGCTCACCTTCTCCGCGGAGATACTCCCCACCGATACAGAGACGATATTCTCCTTCACCGCCACCGAAGAGAAGAAcggcttctcctcctcccccacctaAACGAAGGGCGTCACCTTCTCCACAGTCAAAGCGCAGAGTCTCCCattcaccaccaccaaaacaaagGAGCTCGCCAGCTGCTAAAAGGCGTTCGCCTTCGATATCTTCCAAGCACAGGAAGGGATCTCCTCCCAGTAGGTCCAATCGGGAAACACGTTCgccaccacaaaacaaaaggcATTCACCTTCACCACGGCCTAGAGCTTCTCATACCTCTGCAagcccaccaccaccacgaAGGGGAGCTTCGGCGTCACCCCAGAGAAGACAGTCTCCATCTCCAAGCACTAGACCCATCAGGAGGGTGTCAAGAACGCCAGAACCTAAGaagacaaa GGCTTCCACGCCAAGTCCACGATCTGCGAGACGGGTGTCTTCATCACGGTCTGCATCAGGATCACCTGAGCCAGCACCGAAAAAACATCAAGGACCTCAGTCTCCTGCCCGGTCTCGTTCCCCATCTGCAAACTGGTCACCTGCAAAAAAGGCTAAAAGCCCAACTCAGAGCCCATCACCTGCAAGG AATTCAGATCAAGAAGGGGgtggaaagaagaagaagaaaaagaaggataaGAAGcataaaaaggataaaaagcacaagaaacacaaaaaacataAGAAGGAGAAGGCTGCGGCGGCTACggcggctgctgctgtggctgcggCAGATACCACCTCCGCACAGGAAGACCAGGAAGCAGAGACAGAACCCAAAAAG GAGACAGAAAGTGAGCCCGAAGACAACCTTGATGACCTAGAAAAACACCTGCGAGAGAAGGCACTGAGGTCGATGAGGAAGGCGCAAGTGTCACCACCATCCTAG